Proteins from a single region of Streptomyces spinoverrucosus:
- a CDS encoding pyridoxal phosphate-dependent decarboxylase family protein, which yields MTTADRAPLDLAYQQATEYLDGLARRPVGATANAEQLLKMFGGPLPGGPTDAADTIALLGRAVAEGGIPTASGPRYFGYVTGGTLPVAIAADWLVAAWDQTASLYNLSPAIAVAEHVAGQWVLELLGLPRHASVGFPTGCTMAHLTSLAAARHQLLGAMGWDVERDGLPGAPRVHLVAGAQHHMTIDLAARYLGFGSGGIHNVPVDERGRMRPDALADTLAGLEGPVIVCAQVGDVNSGAVDPVGEICDIAHRHGAWVHVDGAFGLWAAASPRLRPLVDGVEKADSWALDAHKWLNVPYDCGIVVVAHPEAHRTAMLGGRAGYLPAGAVGERDAIEWVPDFSRRARSLPVWAVLRSLGRDGVAELVERCCDLTARFAERLSGIPGVELLNEVVLNQVMVRFGDDDATTRRVIGLIQDSGVCWFGGTVWQGRAAMRVSLVNWRTTEHDVDRSVEVIREAVLKAVPTART from the coding sequence ATGACCACTGCGGACAGGGCACCACTCGACCTGGCATATCAGCAGGCGACGGAATATCTGGATGGGCTCGCCCGACGACCGGTGGGCGCCACGGCAAATGCCGAACAATTGCTGAAAATGTTCGGTGGCCCGCTGCCCGGCGGGCCCACCGACGCCGCCGACACCATCGCCCTGCTGGGCCGGGCCGTCGCGGAGGGCGGTATTCCGACGGCGTCCGGTCCGCGCTACTTCGGCTATGTCACCGGCGGCACCCTGCCGGTGGCGATCGCCGCGGACTGGCTCGTCGCGGCCTGGGACCAGACCGCGAGCCTGTACAACCTCTCGCCCGCGATCGCCGTCGCCGAACACGTCGCCGGCCAGTGGGTGCTGGAGTTGCTCGGGCTGCCGCGGCACGCCTCGGTGGGCTTCCCGACCGGCTGCACCATGGCCCATCTGACCTCGCTCGCCGCCGCCCGCCACCAACTGCTCGGCGCGATGGGCTGGGACGTCGAGCGCGACGGCCTGCCGGGGGCACCGCGCGTGCACCTCGTGGCCGGGGCGCAGCACCACATGACCATCGACCTCGCGGCGCGCTACCTCGGCTTCGGCAGCGGCGGCATCCACAACGTGCCGGTCGACGAGCGGGGCCGGATGCGGCCCGACGCCCTGGCGGACACGCTGGCCGGTCTGGAGGGGCCGGTCATCGTCTGCGCGCAGGTCGGCGACGTCAACTCCGGTGCGGTGGACCCGGTCGGCGAGATCTGCGACATCGCCCACCGGCACGGCGCGTGGGTCCATGTCGACGGGGCGTTCGGGCTGTGGGCCGCGGCCAGTCCCCGGCTGCGGCCGCTGGTCGACGGGGTCGAGAAGGCGGACTCCTGGGCGCTGGACGCCCACAAGTGGCTCAACGTGCCCTACGACTGCGGCATCGTGGTCGTGGCGCACCCCGAGGCGCACCGGACCGCGATGCTCGGCGGACGGGCCGGCTATCTGCCGGCGGGCGCGGTGGGCGAGCGGGACGCCATCGAGTGGGTGCCGGACTTCTCCCGGCGGGCGCGGAGCCTGCCGGTGTGGGCCGTGCTGCGCAGCCTGGGCCGCGACGGTGTGGCCGAGCTGGTGGAGCGGTGCTGCGACCTCACGGCCCGGTTCGCCGAGCGCCTCTCCGGTATACCCGGCGTGGAACTCCTCAACGAGGTCGTGCTGAACCAGGTGATGGTGCGCTTCGGCGACGACGACGCGACGACCCGGCGGGTGATCGGCCTGATCCAGGACAGCGGGGTCTGCTGGTTCGGCGGCACCGTCTGGCAGGGCAGGGCCGCGATGCGGGTGTCGCTGGTCAACTGGCGGACCACCGAGCACGACGTGGACCGCAGTGTGGAGGTCATCCGGGAGGCGGTCCTCAAGGCCGTCCCGACGGCGCGGACGTGA
- a CDS encoding nitrite/sulfite reductase, translated as MSESVTTSVPPPARSPGARSEGQWALGERAPLNANEEFKQREDPLRVRERIETVYSRTGFAGIDPDDLRGRFRWWGLYTQRKPGIDGGRTAVLAPEELEDEYFMLRVRVDGGRLDAAQLRAVADVSMRFARNTADITDRQNIQLHWVRIEDVPAIWRRLESVGLSTTEACGDCPRVVMGSPVAGVAATELLDATPAVQEIVDRSVGDPSLSNLPRKFKSAVAWLPDVPYEVNDIAFLGAVHPEHGPGFGVWVGGGLSAQPMLAKSLGVWVPLAEVPDVWLGVARLFRDYGYRRLRNRARLKFLVADWGVDRFREVLEKEYLHRPLHDGPPPQLPERPVDHVGVHPQRDGRWYVGAAPVVGRISGTRLAALADAAEEHGSGRVRLTPYQKLLVLDVADPEPLVGALREIRLEADPSSWRRGTMACTGIEYCKLAIVETKERAAALVAELERRLAGQPLDLAVNVNGCPNSCARTQVADIGLKGQLVPGPDGTPVEGFQVHLGGGLTLAEDQDSVFGRKLRGLKTTAADLPDYVERLSRRYLEGRRDEAETFGRWVARAADDDLR; from the coding sequence ATGAGTGAGTCCGTCACGACGTCCGTGCCGCCACCGGCCCGGTCGCCGGGCGCACGCAGCGAGGGCCAGTGGGCCCTGGGCGAGCGCGCGCCCCTCAACGCCAACGAAGAGTTCAAACAGCGCGAGGACCCGCTGCGCGTGCGGGAGCGGATCGAAACGGTCTACTCCCGCACCGGGTTCGCCGGCATCGACCCCGACGACCTGCGCGGCCGCTTCCGTTGGTGGGGCCTGTACACCCAGCGCAAGCCGGGCATCGACGGCGGCCGTACCGCCGTACTGGCACCCGAGGAGCTGGAGGACGAGTACTTCATGCTGCGGGTCCGTGTGGACGGCGGACGGCTGGACGCGGCTCAGCTCAGGGCCGTGGCGGACGTCTCCATGCGTTTCGCGCGCAACACCGCCGACATCACCGACCGGCAGAACATCCAACTGCATTGGGTGCGCATCGAGGACGTGCCCGCGATCTGGCGCCGGCTGGAGTCGGTGGGCCTGTCGACCACCGAGGCGTGCGGCGACTGCCCGCGGGTCGTCATGGGCAGCCCCGTCGCCGGCGTCGCCGCCACCGAGCTCCTCGACGCCACCCCGGCCGTGCAGGAGATCGTCGACCGCTCGGTGGGCGACCCCTCGCTGTCGAACCTGCCGCGCAAGTTCAAGTCGGCCGTCGCCTGGCTGCCGGACGTGCCGTACGAGGTGAACGACATCGCCTTCCTCGGCGCGGTGCACCCCGAGCACGGACCCGGGTTCGGGGTGTGGGTGGGCGGCGGCCTGTCCGCCCAGCCGATGCTGGCCAAGTCGCTGGGCGTGTGGGTGCCACTGGCCGAGGTCCCGGACGTGTGGCTGGGGGTGGCCCGGCTGTTCCGGGACTACGGCTACCGGCGGCTGCGCAACCGGGCCCGGCTGAAGTTCCTCGTCGCCGACTGGGGAGTGGACCGGTTCCGCGAGGTCCTCGAGAAGGAGTACCTGCACCGGCCGCTGCACGACGGACCGCCCCCACAACTGCCCGAGCGGCCCGTCGACCATGTCGGCGTCCACCCGCAGCGCGACGGGCGGTGGTACGTCGGGGCCGCGCCGGTCGTCGGCCGCATCTCCGGCACCCGGCTGGCCGCCCTCGCCGACGCGGCGGAGGAACACGGCAGCGGACGGGTCCGCCTGACGCCCTATCAGAAACTGCTCGTCCTCGATGTCGCCGATCCCGAGCCGCTCGTCGGCGCGCTGCGAGAGATCCGTCTGGAGGCGGATCCCTCGTCCTGGCGGCGCGGCACCATGGCGTGCACCGGCATCGAGTACTGCAAACTCGCCATCGTCGAGACGAAGGAGCGGGCCGCCGCTCTCGTGGCCGAACTGGAGCGCCGGCTCGCCGGTCAACCGCTGGACCTCGCCGTGAACGTCAACGGCTGCCCCAACTCCTGCGCCCGCACCCAGGTCGCCGACATCGGCCTCAAGGGCCAGCTGGTGCCCGGTCCCGACGGCACTCCCGTGGAGGGGTTCCAGGTGCACCTCGGCGGGGGGCTGACCCTCGCGGAGGACCAGGACAGCGTGTTCGGCCGCAAGCTGCGCGGTCTGAAGACCACCGCGGCCGACCTTCCCGACTATGTCGAACGGCTCTCCCGCCGCTACCTGGAGGGCCGCCGCGACGAGGCGGAGACGTTCGGCCGGTGGGTGGCGCGGGCGGCCGACGACGACCTGAGGTGA
- a CDS encoding selenium-binding protein SBP56-related protein encodes MRFHRLRQVATARRAFFGALVLSVTAGLLAGGGTAAADTPREWTSAVKAADGVTYTATNHLTKAADGQGRKWLLAWAGPSKQPAPDFLAVIDAEPKSPTYGDVVNTVTMGPGTGNEPHHLQYMWHKGDRIYAGGILSDTTFVFDTRALPAVRLVGVNTPAETPCGTLPDAYQVLSDGTAYGTYMGGPDVSGPCTYTNGEVRVGNGAAGSPGEIVRIGKDGRTLAEIPAATEDGESAEQCGNVPQLPAASCSNPHGLAVREDLDIMVASDFAEARNFMTPDSPLREELARQTVRVFDIKDRNNPKLRSVSKVHDGPRGALEKRPFFRESRVVMEVATTNKPGHRGAFVSSMAGGAVFYTPDITARNPKWREVFDDTTSYRAFQKDDSVTGSGDNSSWLAVSPDDRYLFHTVMGQSVPFGAPLDATTGMLYVLDIRKLLAAGPKTRCSVDELNEAYTGGSERDCPELAGVVPIRDVTAGGPHWGTMDVFQRGHGGIYRETDRVSRIAVANYFVSGSFGGGGDHRVCMFTLNGKGRPALDRGFRDEHTGEPCVAFDRTSWPHGDHGDAQPHGVLFAVSDRVLR; translated from the coding sequence ATGAGATTTCACCGGTTACGACAAGTCGCCACGGCACGGCGCGCCTTCTTCGGCGCGTTGGTCCTCTCGGTGACCGCCGGTCTGCTCGCCGGAGGAGGCACCGCCGCGGCGGACACCCCCCGCGAGTGGACGTCTGCCGTCAAGGCCGCGGACGGCGTCACGTACACCGCGACCAACCACCTGACCAAGGCCGCGGACGGCCAGGGCCGCAAGTGGCTGCTGGCCTGGGCGGGTCCCAGCAAGCAGCCGGCGCCCGACTTCCTCGCCGTCATCGACGCCGAGCCGAAGTCGCCCACCTACGGCGACGTGGTCAACACGGTGACGATGGGGCCGGGCACCGGCAACGAACCGCACCACCTGCAGTACATGTGGCACAAGGGCGACCGGATCTACGCCGGTGGCATCCTGTCGGACACCACGTTCGTCTTCGACACGCGTGCCCTGCCCGCCGTCCGGCTCGTGGGCGTGAACACGCCCGCCGAGACGCCGTGCGGCACGCTGCCCGACGCCTACCAGGTGCTCAGCGACGGCACCGCGTACGGCACGTACATGGGCGGACCGGACGTGTCCGGGCCCTGTACGTACACCAACGGCGAGGTGCGCGTCGGCAACGGCGCCGCCGGCTCCCCGGGTGAGATCGTCCGCATCGGCAAGGACGGCCGTACCCTCGCCGAGATCCCCGCCGCGACGGAGGACGGGGAGTCCGCCGAACAGTGCGGCAACGTGCCCCAGTTGCCGGCGGCCAGCTGCTCCAACCCGCATGGACTGGCGGTGCGCGAGGACCTGGACATCATGGTGGCCAGCGACTTCGCCGAGGCCCGCAACTTCATGACGCCGGACTCGCCGCTGCGCGAGGAGCTCGCCCGCCAGACCGTGCGTGTCTTCGACATCAAGGACCGCAACAACCCGAAGCTGCGGTCCGTCTCCAAGGTCCACGACGGGCCGCGCGGCGCGCTCGAGAAGCGCCCGTTCTTCCGCGAGTCCCGCGTGGTGATGGAGGTGGCCACCACCAACAAGCCGGGCCACCGGGGCGCCTTCGTCTCCTCGATGGCGGGCGGCGCGGTCTTCTACACGCCCGACATCACCGCCAGGAACCCCAAGTGGCGCGAGGTGTTCGACGACACCACCTCCTACCGTGCCTTCCAGAAGGACGACTCCGTCACCGGCAGCGGCGACAACTCCAGCTGGCTGGCCGTCAGCCCCGACGACCGCTACCTCTTCCACACGGTCATGGGCCAGTCCGTGCCGTTCGGCGCGCCGCTCGACGCCACCACCGGCATGCTGTACGTCCTCGACATCCGCAAGCTGCTGGCCGCCGGCCCGAAGACCCGCTGCTCGGTCGACGAGCTCAACGAGGCCTACACCGGCGGCTCGGAGCGGGACTGCCCCGAACTGGCCGGAGTGGTGCCGATCCGGGACGTCACCGCGGGCGGCCCGCACTGGGGCACCATGGACGTCTTCCAGCGCGGCCACGGCGGCATCTACCGGGAGACCGACCGCGTCAGCCGGATCGCCGTCGCCAACTACTTCGTCTCCGGCTCCTTCGGCGGCGGCGGTGACCACCGCGTGTGCATGTTCACCCTGAACGGCAAGGGACGTCCCGCGCTCGACCGCGGCTTCCGCGACGAGCACACCGGCGAGCCCTGTGTCGCCTTCGACCGCACGTCCTGGCCGCACGGCGACCACGGCGACGCCCAGCCCCACGGTGTGCTGTTCGCGGTGAGCGACCGCGTCCTGCGATGA
- a CDS encoding phosphoadenylyl-sulfate reductase gives MTVAQRKHDGRALAERAGRDLEDASAPEILRWAAETFGKRFCVTSSMEDAVVAHLASRAMPGVDVVFLDTGYHFEETIGTRDAVEAVMDVNVITLTPVQTVAEQDAEYGPKLHDRDPDLCCFLRKVKPLEQGLTNYDAWATGLRRDESPTRANTPVVAWDDKRQKVKISPIARWSQDDVDAYVTEHGVLTNPLLMDGYTSVGCAPCTRRVLAGEDARAGRWAGRAKTECGLHG, from the coding sequence ATGACAGTGGCTCAACGGAAACATGACGGGAGGGCGCTCGCCGAGCGGGCGGGCCGCGACCTGGAGGACGCTTCCGCGCCGGAGATTCTCCGGTGGGCGGCGGAGACTTTCGGCAAGCGGTTCTGTGTGACGTCCTCGATGGAGGACGCGGTGGTCGCCCACCTCGCCTCCCGCGCGATGCCCGGGGTCGACGTCGTCTTCCTCGACACCGGCTACCACTTCGAGGAGACCATCGGCACCCGCGACGCCGTCGAGGCCGTGATGGACGTCAACGTCATCACCCTCACCCCCGTCCAGACCGTCGCCGAGCAGGACGCCGAGTACGGCCCGAAACTGCACGACCGCGACCCCGACCTGTGCTGCTTCCTGCGCAAGGTCAAACCGCTTGAGCAGGGGCTGACCAACTACGACGCGTGGGCGACCGGACTGCGCCGCGACGAGTCCCCCACCCGCGCGAACACCCCCGTCGTCGCCTGGGACGACAAGCGCCAGAAGGTCAAGATCTCCCCGATCGCCCGCTGGAGCCAGGACGACGTCGACGCCTACGTCACCGAACACGGCGTGCTGACCAACCCGCTGCTGATGGACGGCTACACCTCCGTCGGCTGCGCCCCCTGCACCCGCCGCGTCCTCGCCGGCGAGGACGCCCGCGCCGGCCGCTGGGCCGGACGAGCCAAGACCGAGTGCGGACTGCACGGATGA
- the cysC gene encoding adenylyl-sulfate kinase, producing the protein MTTTATPQEKHVTSGATVWLTGLPSAGKTTIAYELAGRLREEGHLVEVLDGDEIREFISAGLGFSREDRHTNVQRIGYVAELLARNGVKALVPVIAPYTDSRDAVRKRHETNGTSYLEVHVATPVEVCSVRDVKGLYAKQAAGQLTGLTGVDDPYEEPEAPDLRIESQNQTVQESAASLHAVLTERGLA; encoded by the coding sequence ATGACCACCACAGCGACCCCTCAGGAGAAGCACGTGACGAGCGGAGCCACCGTCTGGCTCACCGGCCTGCCCAGCGCCGGCAAGACCACGATCGCGTACGAGCTGGCCGGCCGCCTGCGCGAGGAGGGCCACCTCGTCGAGGTGCTCGACGGCGACGAGATCCGCGAGTTCATCTCCGCCGGCCTCGGCTTCAGCCGCGAGGACCGGCACACCAACGTCCAGCGCATCGGCTACGTCGCCGAACTCCTCGCCCGTAACGGTGTGAAGGCCCTCGTCCCGGTCATCGCGCCGTACACCGACAGCCGTGACGCGGTGCGCAAGCGGCACGAGACGAACGGCACGTCGTACCTGGAGGTGCACGTGGCCACCCCGGTCGAGGTGTGCTCCGTGCGCGATGTGAAGGGGCTGTACGCCAAGCAGGCCGCGGGCCAGCTGACGGGACTGACCGGCGTGGACGACCCCTACGAGGAGCCCGAAGCGCCCGACCTGCGCATCGAGTCCCAGAACCAGACCGTGCAGGAATCCGCCGCGTCGCTGCACGCGGTCCTCACAGAAAGAGGGCTCGCATGA
- the cysD gene encoding sulfate adenylyltransferase subunit CysD translates to MTERTPSHLDALESEAVHIFREVAGEFERPVILFSGGKDSIVMLHLALKAFAPATVPFSLLHVDTGHNFPEVLDYRDRVVAAHGLRLHVASVQDYIDRGVLRERPDGTRNPLQTLPLTEKIQAERFDAVFGGGRRDEEKARAKERVFSLRDEFSQWDPRRQRPELWNLYNGRHAPGEHVRVFPLSNWTELDIWQYIAREDIELPSIYFAHYREVFQRDGMWLTPGDWGGPRDTETVEKRQVRYRTVGDMSCTGAVDSDARTLKQVIAEIAASRLTERGATRADDKLSEAAMEDRKREGYF, encoded by the coding sequence ATGACGGAACGCACTCCATCACACCTGGACGCGTTGGAGTCGGAGGCGGTGCACATCTTCCGCGAGGTGGCGGGCGAGTTCGAGCGGCCGGTGATCCTCTTCTCCGGCGGCAAGGACTCCATCGTCATGCTGCATCTGGCACTCAAGGCGTTCGCGCCCGCGACGGTGCCCTTCTCGCTGCTGCACGTCGACACCGGCCACAACTTCCCCGAAGTCCTCGACTACCGCGACCGTGTGGTGGCCGCACATGGGCTGCGCCTCCATGTGGCCTCCGTACAGGACTACATCGACCGCGGTGTGCTACGCGAACGCCCCGACGGCACCCGCAACCCACTCCAGACACTGCCGCTCACGGAGAAGATCCAGGCCGAGCGTTTCGACGCCGTGTTCGGCGGCGGACGCCGCGACGAGGAGAAAGCGCGGGCCAAAGAGCGCGTCTTCTCGCTGCGCGACGAGTTCTCCCAGTGGGACCCACGCAGGCAACGCCCCGAGCTGTGGAACCTGTACAACGGACGGCACGCCCCCGGCGAACACGTCCGCGTCTTCCCCCTGTCCAACTGGACCGAGCTGGACATCTGGCAGTACATCGCCCGCGAAGACATCGAACTACCGTCCATCTACTTCGCCCACTACCGCGAAGTCTTCCAACGCGACGGCATGTGGCTCACCCCCGGCGACTGGGGCGGACCACGCGACACCGAGACCGTCGAGAAACGCCAGGTCCGCTACCGCACCGTCGGCGACATGTCCTGCACCGGCGCCGTCGACTCCGACGCCAGAACCCTCAAGCAGGTCATCGCCGAGATCGCCGCCTCCCGCCTCACCGAACGCGGCGCCACCCGCGCCGACGACAAACTCTCCGAGGCCGCGATGGAAGACCGCAAGCGCGAGGGGTACTTCTAG
- a CDS encoding sulfate adenylyltransferase subunit 1 codes for MTTDTLRLATAGSVDDGKSTLVGRLLHDSKSILTDQLEAVTRASRGDSPDLALLTDGLRAEREQGITIDVAYRYFATPRRRFILADTPGHVQYTRNMVTGASTAELTVILVDARNGIVEQTRRHAAIAALLRVPHIVLAVNKMDLTGYQQPVFEHIAEEFTAYATELGVPEVTAIPISALNGDNVVEPSAHTDWYGGPTVLEHLETVPVSHDPAHCHARLPVQYVIRPQTAEHPDYRGYAGQIAAGTFRVGEQITVLPSGRTTTITGIDQLGTPVDAAWSPLSVTLLLADDVDVSRGDLIVPSQGAPTATRTIVATLCHLHERPLRDGERLLLRHGARTVRAVVERITHQLRLHDLSLSPAPVELPMNAIGQAVLRTAEPVHVDPYAVSRRTGAFLLVDAADGSTRTAGMAGEAFIAPGTNRASGGLGREHVAS; via the coding sequence ATGACCACCGACACCCTCCGCCTCGCCACCGCCGGCTCCGTCGACGACGGCAAATCCACCCTCGTCGGCCGACTGCTGCACGACTCCAAATCCATCCTCACCGACCAACTGGAAGCGGTCACCCGCGCCTCCCGCGGCGACAGCCCCGACCTCGCCCTGCTGACGGACGGCCTGCGCGCCGAGCGCGAACAGGGCATCACCATCGACGTCGCCTACCGCTACTTCGCCACACCCCGACGCCGCTTCATCCTCGCCGACACCCCCGGCCACGTGCAGTACACCCGCAACATGGTCACCGGCGCCTCCACGGCCGAGCTGACCGTCATCCTCGTCGACGCCCGCAACGGCATCGTCGAACAGACCCGCCGCCACGCCGCCATCGCCGCCCTCCTCCGCGTCCCCCACATCGTCCTCGCCGTCAACAAGATGGACCTCACCGGATACCAGCAACCCGTGTTCGAGCACATCGCCGAGGAGTTCACGGCGTACGCCACCGAACTCGGCGTCCCCGAGGTCACCGCCATCCCGATCTCCGCGCTCAACGGCGACAACGTCGTCGAACCGTCCGCGCACACGGACTGGTACGGCGGCCCCACCGTCCTGGAACACCTGGAAACCGTGCCGGTGAGCCACGACCCGGCGCACTGCCACGCCCGCCTGCCCGTGCAGTACGTGATCCGGCCGCAGACCGCCGAGCACCCCGACTACCGGGGCTACGCGGGCCAGATCGCCGCCGGCACCTTCCGCGTCGGCGAGCAGATCACCGTACTCCCCTCCGGTCGCACCACCACCATCACCGGAATCGACCAGCTGGGCACACCGGTCGACGCGGCCTGGAGCCCGCTGTCGGTGACCCTGCTGCTCGCGGACGACGTGGACGTCTCGCGCGGTGATCTGATCGTGCCCAGCCAGGGCGCGCCGACGGCCACCAGGACCATCGTGGCCACCCTCTGTCACCTGCACGAACGTCCGCTGCGGGACGGGGAGCGCCTGCTGCTGCGGCACGGCGCCCGCACCGTCCGTGCGGTGGTCGAGCGGATCACGCATCAACTCCGGCTCCACGACCTGTCGTTGTCCCCGGCCCCCGTGGAACTGCCCATGAACGCCATCGGGCAGGCCGTCCTGCGCACGGCGGAGCCGGTGCACGTGGATCCGTACGCCGTGTCCCGGCGGACCGGCGCGTTCCTGCTCGTCGACGCGGCGGACGGGAGCACCCGCACCGCCGGAATGGCCGGCGAGGCGTTCATCGCTCCCGGGACGAACAGGGCGAGCGGCGGACTCGGCAGGGAGCATGTCGCCTCATGA